From a single Ignavibacteria bacterium genomic region:
- a CDS encoding SpoIIE family protein phosphatase yields MKINSLFFERKFIINAATLLVALLGLLSIYQLIFVNTTSNDECLWFAGKGKNGNWVIYIRDVKPGGVVDLAGIKNEDILLKLNGEPVYDTYNAQQILNKLDYGQYAEYTIKRGDKVFTTKVFVKKLISYPDLYYAIFYFVWLMVGYLVIFSNPYGLVQTLFYLIGVFGTIYASRGAFIDHLLYLNPEFSVPVLYYYPWLIISCATAGIFVHFFLIFPHKSVLLKYKYSHYILYSFFMIPSLFAIYLTHMRLNYTDYEMSYINPEGIVNLLNVFSLLFGLISLIGSSVKYWKKKEGVPLRWLTGVYALGFLSVVGLFVYAPRNALIFYNNPEFYVVLLTLTLIPIAFAVAIFKYQLMDVSIVVKNSILYGSVSISIAVIYFLSIYGFGQGAGTIFGEEYKNFVAVLSFVIFALVFQRTKDKFHLFITKRFFPDQYFNNQILLSYGEELANIVGLENILKSVRDTFRDLILVRKMSVYLTNNDSFHLATEFGNSEKRETLSTQLADFELKYKIYLDEGKKKRITGESFGIFNKEDRAWFRQEHFVLIIPLKVSRRLIGFIAFGEKYNGNPFAEKDIESISSVASQIAVSVENARLYLEETKKAQLERDIDVAKSIQESLLPASFPVRDNIEMFGRMIPASHIGGDYFDIIKVSDSRFFLVIGDVSGKGLPAAIHMTRVQAMLRMLCTVDRTPAEILKELNKKIYDSLGKNWFITMTLIGLDTNLNCLRVCRAGHTPVLISHNGTTKFLQPKGLAVGLDRGELFDQHLEEVRLELHPDTSILLFSDGITEMMNNKNELFGDDRLKEIFSSTNHMSPEDQYNVISSELLSFRGDREPYDDETALIVRVK; encoded by the coding sequence GTGAAGATAAACAGCCTCTTTTTTGAACGAAAGTTTATTATAAATGCTGCAACTCTGCTGGTTGCCCTGCTCGGTCTTTTGAGTATCTATCAGCTCATTTTTGTGAACACCACTTCCAACGATGAATGTCTATGGTTTGCCGGCAAAGGGAAGAACGGAAACTGGGTCATCTACATCAGAGATGTGAAGCCCGGCGGTGTGGTCGATCTGGCAGGAATTAAAAATGAGGATATACTGCTCAAGCTCAACGGGGAGCCTGTTTATGACACTTACAACGCTCAACAGATTCTGAACAAACTTGACTACGGGCAGTATGCTGAATATACCATAAAGAGGGGCGACAAGGTTTTTACGACCAAGGTCTTCGTGAAAAAACTTATCAGTTACCCCGATCTTTACTATGCCATTTTCTATTTTGTCTGGCTGATGGTGGGATATCTTGTTATCTTCTCGAATCCCTACGGTCTGGTTCAGACTTTGTTTTATCTCATCGGAGTGTTCGGAACGATATATGCGAGCAGGGGAGCATTTATAGATCACCTTCTCTACCTCAATCCGGAATTTTCTGTTCCCGTTTTGTATTACTATCCATGGCTGATTATAAGTTGTGCCACGGCGGGTATTTTTGTCCACTTTTTCCTGATCTTTCCGCATAAAAGTGTACTTCTTAAATACAAGTATTCTCATTACATACTCTATTCCTTCTTCATGATCCCGAGTTTGTTTGCGATTTATCTGACTCATATGAGGCTTAATTATACTGACTATGAGATGTCGTATATCAATCCAGAAGGAATCGTGAATCTTTTGAATGTGTTTTCACTATTGTTTGGGTTGATCAGTTTGATAGGGAGCAGTGTAAAATACTGGAAGAAAAAAGAAGGGGTGCCTCTCCGCTGGTTGACTGGGGTCTATGCGTTAGGATTCTTAAGTGTGGTGGGACTCTTCGTCTATGCCCCGCGAAATGCTCTCATTTTCTACAATAATCCTGAATTTTATGTAGTTCTGCTCACACTGACCCTTATACCGATTGCTTTTGCGGTTGCCATCTTCAAATACCAGTTGATGGATGTTAGCATCGTTGTAAAAAATTCGATCCTGTATGGAAGTGTATCCATCAGCATTGCGGTAATCTATTTCCTCTCTATTTACGGGTTCGGTCAGGGAGCGGGCACCATATTCGGGGAGGAGTACAAGAACTTTGTCGCAGTCCTCAGTTTTGTGATATTTGCCCTTGTTTTTCAGAGGACCAAAGATAAATTCCATTTGTTTATCACAAAACGGTTTTTCCCTGATCAGTATTTTAACAATCAGATACTGCTTAGTTACGGTGAAGAACTTGCCAATATTGTGGGACTGGAAAACATCCTCAAGTCAGTCAGAGATACTTTCCGCGACCTGATTCTTGTAAGAAAAATGTCGGTTTATCTAACAAATAACGATTCGTTCCACCTCGCCACAGAGTTTGGAAACAGTGAAAAAAGAGAAACCCTTTCCACACAACTCGCCGATTTCGAACTTAAATATAAAATCTATCTGGATGAGGGAAAGAAGAAGAGAATTACCGGCGAGTCGTTCGGCATTTTCAACAAAGAAGACAGAGCGTGGTTCAGACAGGAACATTTTGTCCTGATTATTCCTCTGAAAGTAAGCAGAAGGTTGATTGGTTTTATTGCTTTTGGTGAAAAATATAACGGAAATCCCTTTGCAGAGAAAGATATTGAGTCGATCAGTTCTGTTGCCTCCCAGATTGCCGTGTCAGTTGAAAATGCCCGGCTTTACCTTGAAGAGACAAAGAAAGCCCAGCTCGAGAGGGATATTGATGTTGCAAAAAGCATTCAGGAGTCTCTCCTCCCCGCATCTTTCCCTGTTCGTGACAACATTGAGATGTTCGGAAGAATGATTCCTGCTTCACACATTGGTGGTGATTATTTTGATATCATCAAGGTTTCCGATTCACGATTCTTCCTTGTGATAGGAGATGTCAGCGGTAAGGGGCTTCCGGCTGCTATACACATGACCCGGGTGCAGGCGATGCTCAGGATGCTCTGCACAGTTGACAGGACACCCGCTGAAATCCTCAAGGAATTGAACAAAAAGATTTACGATTCGCTCGGCAAAAACTGGTTTATCACAATGACGCTTATCGGGCTTGATACAAATTTGAACTGCCTCAGGGTATGCAGGGCAGGACACACACCCGTACTGATTTCACATAATGGAACAACGAAATTTTTGCAGCCGAAAGGTCTTGCGGTTGGTCTGGACAGAGGAGAACTCTTCGATCAGCATCTTGAAGAGGTTCGTCTGGAGTTGCATCCCGACACTTCCATTTTGCTCTTCTCAGACGGAATCACCGAGATGATGAACAACAAAAACGAACTTTTCGGAGACGACAGGCTCAAGGAAATTTTCTCTTCCACAAATCACATGTCACCTGAAGACCAGTATAATGTCATTTCTTCAGAACTCTTAAGTTTCAGAGGTGACAGGGAACCTTATGATGATGAAACTGCGCTGATAGTGAGGGTGAAGTAG
- a CDS encoding metal-dependent transcriptional regulator, producing the protein MPTISKQDYLKAIYQISSGSDGNAVSTTEIASRLDVSKAATSEMVQRLSEQGYLNYEKYRGMSLTEEGRKEALNIIRRHRIWELFLRDILGLTWSEVHAEAELLEHSTSDFLIEKLDGYLGHPQFDPHGEPIPDREGNMPEVPAVVPLHTCEAGRSYKLVRVIDSSSELMDYFSGIGLSLNKEITVKSKLAFDNSTVVIIGNVTHSLSEKVAGNLFLVPVEDDQ; encoded by the coding sequence ATGCCAACAATATCAAAACAAGATTATCTAAAAGCCATCTACCAGATTTCATCAGGAAGTGATGGTAACGCAGTTTCGACCACAGAGATTGCGAGCCGCCTCGATGTATCCAAGGCAGCAACCAGCGAAATGGTGCAGCGACTCTCAGAGCAGGGATACCTGAACTATGAGAAATACCGGGGAATGTCCCTTACAGAAGAGGGAAGGAAAGAAGCCCTGAACATCATTCGACGACACCGGATCTGGGAGCTGTTTCTCAGGGATATCCTTGGACTCACCTGGAGCGAGGTACATGCCGAGGCAGAACTTTTGGAGCACTCCACTTCCGACTTTCTCATTGAGAAACTCGACGGGTATCTGGGGCATCCTCAGTTTGATCCTCACGGTGAACCGATACCTGACAGGGAAGGAAACATGCCCGAAGTGCCTGCAGTTGTTCCGCTTCATACTTGTGAAGCAGGCAGGAGCTACAAACTTGTCAGGGTGATCGACAGTTCCTCGGAGCTGATGGATTATTTCTCGGGAATAGGACTTTCTTTAAATAAGGAAATTACAGTAAAATCAAAGCTTGCTTTCGACAACTCAACTGTTGTCATTATCGGGAATGTTACTCACAGTCTTAGTGAAAAGGTGGCAGGGAATCTCTTCCTTGTACCTGTGGAGGATGACCAATGA
- a CDS encoding metal-dependent transcriptional regulator, with protein sequence MKMIHEISVLVSGAVMLMIPGLANLFRSKRQKAFIEKELLENALKHLYDCESKKGNGSCESIGGALGTGRKKSNELREQLESSGLISVKDEKIELTDTGRSYALKVIRIHRLWESYLADKTGTPSIEWHREAEAREHQISEEEADRLASRLGNPLYDPDGDPIPDKEGFVPPRKGILLRDSAGNTFAKVTHIEDEPQEVYNQIIAENVYPGLTIRVLENENGKTVFVADGEEKIFTRLLTSNVTIMEIPESESEPLELVTLDKLKKGFECEIYKVSKLLRGQQRRRLMDLGFVPGSTISFEMSSASGDPVAYRVRGAVAALRLEQARLIFVKNVRKVA encoded by the coding sequence ATGAAAATGATCCATGAAATTTCTGTTTTGGTGTCGGGAGCCGTAATGTTGATGATTCCCGGACTGGCAAATCTGTTCCGGTCGAAACGGCAAAAGGCATTTATCGAAAAGGAACTGCTTGAGAATGCACTGAAGCATCTCTACGACTGCGAGTCGAAAAAGGGGAACGGTTCCTGTGAAAGCATTGGTGGAGCACTTGGGACAGGAAGAAAAAAATCGAATGAGCTCAGGGAGCAACTCGAATCCTCCGGACTTATTTCGGTCAAGGATGAAAAAATAGAACTGACTGATACAGGAAGAAGCTACGCCCTGAAGGTCATTCGAATCCACAGACTTTGGGAGAGTTATCTTGCGGACAAAACAGGTACCCCGAGCATTGAATGGCACAGGGAAGCGGAAGCCCGTGAGCATCAAATTTCCGAGGAGGAAGCTGACAGGCTTGCCTCCCGACTTGGCAATCCACTCTATGATCCGGATGGCGATCCGATTCCTGACAAGGAAGGATTTGTGCCACCGAGAAAAGGGATTTTACTAAGGGATTCAGCAGGAAACACATTTGCCAAAGTTACGCATATTGAGGATGAACCACAGGAGGTCTACAACCAGATAATTGCTGAAAATGTCTATCCGGGTTTGACAATCAGGGTTCTGGAAAATGAGAACGGAAAAACTGTTTTTGTGGCTGATGGCGAGGAAAAAATCTTCACGCGTCTTCTCACTTCCAATGTGACGATTATGGAAATACCAGAATCGGAAAGTGAACCGCTTGAACTGGTTACACTGGATAAGTTAAAAAAAGGCTTTGAATGTGAAATCTACAAGGTTTCAAAGTTGCTCAGGGGACAGCAGCGAAGACGGTTGATGGATCTGGGATTTGTTCCCGGCAGCACTATCTCGTTTGAGATGTCAAGTGCCTCCGGTGACCCCGTTGCTTACAGGGTTCGAGGCGCTGTTGCTGCATTGAGATTGGAACAGGCAAGACTGATTTTTGTGAAAAATGTAAGAAAGGTTGCTTAA
- a CDS encoding 50S ribosome-binding GTPase, with the protein MSGGACEICPANQNASLKRLGLNLDKFNFVVALAGNPNTGKSTVFNSLTGLRQHTGNWPGKTVARAEGAFEYDGSRYKIVDLPGTYSLLSTSTDEEIARDFILFGKPDVTIIVADATRIERNLNLVLQVLEITDKAVLCVNLMDEAKRNGIEVDIRSLSRDLGIPVVPASARQGEGIPALLSYINQVAKGDFICKPRKVSSLSPEISSAVTELTSKIKKEYPDLPNARWVAIRLLEGDQRIIDAIENDEFAELYR; encoded by the coding sequence ATGAGTGGCGGAGCATGTGAAATCTGTCCGGCAAATCAAAATGCCTCATTAAAGAGGCTTGGACTCAATCTTGACAAGTTCAATTTTGTAGTTGCCCTTGCGGGAAATCCGAACACAGGGAAAAGTACTGTTTTCAATTCCCTTACGGGTTTAAGGCAACACACAGGTAACTGGCCCGGTAAAACTGTGGCAAGAGCCGAGGGAGCATTTGAGTATGACGGGAGCAGATATAAAATAGTTGATCTCCCCGGAACCTACTCACTCCTCTCAACCAGTACCGATGAGGAAATTGCCCGTGATTTTATTCTTTTTGGAAAACCAGATGTTACGATTATTGTTGCAGATGCCACACGAATCGAGCGGAATCTCAATCTTGTGTTGCAGGTGCTCGAGATTACGGATAAGGCGGTTTTGTGTGTTAATTTGATGGATGAAGCAAAAAGAAACGGTATTGAAGTCGATATAAGAAGTTTGTCACGGGATCTGGGAATCCCGGTGGTTCCCGCCTCCGCACGACAGGGAGAGGGCATACCTGCACTTCTTTCTTATATTAATCAGGTGGCAAAAGGGGATTTTATTTGTAAACCCCGAAAAGTTTCTTCTCTCTCACCCGAGATTTCCTCGGCAGTAACTGAATTGACGAGTAAAATAAAAAAAGAATACCCTGACCTTCCCAATGCAAGATGGGTAGCCATCCGCCTTCTTGAAGGGGATCAAAGAATTATCGACGCAATCGAAAATGATGAATTTGCAGAACTTTACAGATGA
- a CDS encoding ferrous iron transporter B — MKKEILETARNLRIERGENFHDSLVESIYSEAASIAGGAVKFGDSKKAFRLDTTIDKLVTSRIFGFPLMLLMLAIVFWITIVGANYPSGWLATLLVEWGHPWLKELFTNIGAPWWLSGVLIDGAYLAGAWVISVMLPPMMVFFPLFTLLEDFGYLPRVAFNLDSIFRRAGAHGKQALTMSMGFGCNAAGVVATRIIDSPRERLIAIITNNFSLCNGRWPTQILIASIFIGTVAPPWLAGIASAGAVVFVALLGIFLSLLVSWSLSKTFLKGEVSTFSLELPPYRPPRILQTLYTSLIDRTLFVLWRAIVFAVPAGLVIWLVANIHIGDLSIAEHFIKYADPVAIFFGLNGVIFLAYIIAIPANEIVIPTILMLTVMSAKVAGAGAGAGVMFDLDEVQTAALLQHGGWTMLTGINLMLFSLLHNPCSTTIYTIYKETGSAKWTIFSTFMPIVLGLLVTFVIATIWRM, encoded by the coding sequence ATGAAAAAAGAAATTCTGGAAACAGCAAGAAATTTAAGAATCGAGAGAGGTGAAAATTTTCACGACAGCCTCGTCGAGTCAATCTATTCCGAGGCGGCTTCAATAGCAGGGGGAGCAGTAAAGTTTGGTGACTCAAAAAAAGCCTTCAGGCTCGATACCACAATAGACAAACTTGTGACAAGCAGGATATTTGGTTTCCCACTAATGCTTCTGATGCTTGCTATCGTGTTTTGGATAACAATTGTGGGAGCAAACTACCCGTCTGGCTGGCTTGCCACTCTTTTGGTTGAGTGGGGTCATCCCTGGTTAAAGGAACTTTTTACAAATATCGGAGCACCGTGGTGGCTTTCGGGGGTACTTATTGATGGAGCATATCTTGCAGGAGCATGGGTTATAAGCGTAATGCTCCCGCCTATGATGGTGTTTTTTCCGCTCTTTACACTCCTTGAGGATTTTGGCTATCTCCCAAGAGTGGCTTTTAATCTTGATTCTATTTTCAGGCGGGCAGGAGCTCACGGAAAACAGGCACTTACAATGAGTATGGGATTCGGTTGTAATGCTGCCGGAGTTGTCGCAACAAGAATTATTGATTCACCCCGGGAGAGACTGATAGCAATAATCACCAACAATTTCTCTCTCTGTAATGGCAGGTGGCCCACTCAGATACTCATTGCATCAATATTTATCGGAACTGTGGCACCTCCCTGGCTTGCAGGTATTGCATCAGCCGGTGCGGTAGTTTTTGTGGCTCTTCTTGGAATATTTTTAAGCCTGCTTGTTTCATGGTCACTGTCAAAAACATTTTTGAAAGGGGAAGTCTCCACTTTTAGTCTTGAACTGCCTCCCTACAGACCACCACGAATTTTGCAGACGCTTTACACTTCACTAATCGACAGGACACTTTTTGTGCTGTGGAGAGCTATTGTGTTTGCCGTACCAGCGGGACTGGTTATCTGGCTTGTTGCAAACATTCATATCGGTGATCTTTCGATTGCAGAACATTTCATCAAGTATGCCGATCCTGTTGCAATCTTCTTTGGACTTAACGGGGTCATTTTTCTCGCTTACATAATTGCCATCCCGGCGAATGAGATCGTAATCCCGACAATTCTGATGCTGACGGTAATGTCAGCAAAAGTAGCGGGTGCGGGTGCAGGAGCGGGTGTCATGTTTGATCTTGACGAAGTTCAGACGGCAGCTCTTCTCCAGCACGGCGGATGGACTATGCTCACGGGAATTAATCTCATGCTTTTTTCTCTGTTGCACAATCCATGCTCAACGACAATTTACACCATATATAAAGAAACGGGCTCTGCAAAATGGACAATCTTTTCCACCTTCATGCCGATAGTTTTGGGGCTCCTTGTCACATTTGTTATCGCTACCATATGGAGGATGTAG
- a CDS encoding T9SS type A sorting domain-containing protein, giving the protein MKKLIAAIFIASTVLAQAPWQDPGLKIEYALSHNNTTSIFYRDYTSITNNNDLVIENKLYRKNINSGEETLLFSSKTIYSGTNLVSKVDAEFLSFSSEHPDSFYIAGQISGDSTGAFVKGKGINIFHPNKKIEFFFASKQNPGKFYVKIDGAYKVSYDYCKTFQILHQVERFICISPFNDNEVIAWNSGGIVRSNDGGINYTDLYQPMWSYDSVSVSYTRDSSFLLLTSRSVYDWMNEIKYSTQAGSAGTFNSALKSFFGTMQVIPYKSPSDSIYFYQADTLYSKKLGAPVLSGQKVSNIFDTRITGTSTIIGSTDLFISTTNKIFKKAGNVYEEVKWITTPLPEPDFYPLHVGDFWVYKVTGWWADTFWYPIDYTTVTRVMRDTLVPGWGKFFVSDRFNSNPNFPQLEMKKDNGKIYQLIRWGSDTTHNILLTEDNSLRKGDVSDMSVLGSGNIYCRVSDISLKEHFGKMRATRELEINSLYWYLVRSVDGVGIVEARSSFDFGEEIFKLTGAYVNGVVYGDTTTTSIEEEEQTPETFTVSQNFPNPFNGSTKISFSLPASGEVVVRIFNILGQEVMRINPGNLPTGRNEVLLTMPPHFNSGVYLCRLEFGDKAETRKIIYLK; this is encoded by the coding sequence ATGAAAAAGTTGATAGCAGCAATATTCATTGCATCAACAGTATTGGCACAAGCCCCTTGGCAGGATCCGGGGTTAAAGATAGAGTACGCCCTTTCTCATAATAATACCACTTCAATCTTCTACCGCGACTACACTTCCATAACGAATAACAATGACCTTGTTATCGAAAACAAATTGTACAGAAAGAATATTAATTCAGGTGAGGAAACCCTCCTTTTTAGCAGCAAAACAATATATTCGGGTACAAATCTTGTTTCGAAAGTGGATGCGGAGTTTCTCTCATTTTCATCGGAGCATCCCGATAGCTTTTACATAGCGGGGCAAATTTCAGGAGATTCCACGGGAGCATTTGTAAAGGGGAAGGGAATTAATATATTCCACCCGAACAAAAAAATTGAGTTCTTCTTCGCTTCAAAACAGAATCCTGGGAAATTTTATGTGAAAATTGACGGCGCTTACAAGGTTTCGTATGATTACTGTAAGACTTTCCAGATACTTCACCAGGTCGAACGGTTTATCTGCATCTCCCCTTTCAATGACAACGAAGTAATCGCCTGGAATTCAGGTGGGATTGTGCGGTCAAATGATGGAGGTATCAATTATACTGATCTATATCAACCGATGTGGTCATATGATTCTGTATCAGTATCTTATACTCGTGACAGTTCATTCCTGCTTTTAACCTCCCGGTCTGTTTATGACTGGATGAACGAAATAAAGTATTCAACACAGGCAGGAAGTGCCGGAACATTCAATTCCGCACTGAAGAGTTTTTTTGGTACGATGCAGGTAATTCCTTATAAATCCCCTTCTGACAGTATCTATTTTTATCAAGCAGATACTCTTTACAGTAAAAAACTGGGAGCACCGGTTTTATCAGGACAAAAGGTGTCGAATATATTTGATACCAGAATTACCGGCACATCTACGATAATAGGATCGACTGATCTTTTCATCTCGACCACCAACAAGATATTCAAAAAAGCAGGTAATGTCTATGAAGAGGTGAAATGGATTACCACTCCTTTGCCGGAACCTGATTTTTACCCTTTGCATGTTGGCGATTTTTGGGTGTACAAGGTGACAGGCTGGTGGGCTGATACTTTTTGGTATCCCATTGACTATACAACCGTCACCCGTGTGATGAGAGATACCCTGGTACCGGGGTGGGGCAAGTTTTTTGTTTCTGACAGATTTAATTCAAATCCCAATTTCCCACAGCTCGAGATGAAGAAAGATAACGGGAAAATATACCAATTAATAAGGTGGGGATCGGATACAACCCATAATATATTATTGACTGAAGATAATTCTCTTAGAAAGGGAGATGTGTCCGATATGAGTGTTTTAGGATCCGGGAACATCTACTGCCGGGTTTCAGATATCAGTTTAAAAGAGCACTTTGGTAAAATGCGTGCCACCAGAGAACTTGAAATTAATTCTTTATATTGGTATCTGGTGAGATCAGTTGATGGTGTTGGGATTGTGGAGGCAAGGTCTTCATTTGATTTCGGAGAAGAGATTTTCAAATTGACAGGTGCTTATGTAAATGGCGTTGTATATGGTGACACCACTACCACCTCTATCGAAGAGGAGGAACAGACACCGGAAACATTCACGGTAAGTCAAAACTTCCCGAACCCGTTTAATGGCAGTACAAAAATCAGTTTTTCACTTCCCGCATCGGGGGAAGTGGTGGTAAGAATATTCAATATCCTCGGACAGGAAGTGATGAGGATAAATCCGGGTAACCTCCCGACAGGGAGGAATGAAGTGCTCCTGACAATGCCGCCACACTTCAATTCAGGAGTTTATCTTTGCCGTTTGGAATTCGGAGATAAAGCGGAGACCAGAAAGATTATTTATTTGAAATAA
- a CDS encoding DUF2442 domain-containing protein, whose amino-acid sequence MNPRVASVKTLENFRLLLTFTNGEVRVFNMTPYLDIGIFKELKDIAYFRTAKVCLGTVQWQNEQDLCPETLYLDSVPVELGT is encoded by the coding sequence ATGAATCCAAGAGTTGCATCTGTAAAAACATTGGAAAATTTTAGACTCCTGCTTACATTCACGAACGGTGAAGTAAGAGTCTTTAATATGACACCTTATTTAGATATTGGAATCTTTAAAGAGTTGAAAGATATAGCATACTTCCGAACTGCCAAGGTGTGCCTCGGGACAGTTCAGTGGCAAAATGAACAGGACCTTTGCCCTGAAACATTATATTTAGATAGTGTGCCGGTGGAATTGGGCACCTAA
- a CDS encoding HNH endonuclease translates to MAEENRFGLSRYIPPEIRRLLRKEAGYGCVICGNIIIEYEHIEPEFKDALEHDPNKMTILCPGCHANVTKELIAKSTVWEAKRNPIVKNQGSATHKLFVGNAKVLKIKIGDTIFSNAKSIIEIDDKVILQILPPEAKEAPFRINASFFDGNNEFVAAIINNELNVFSTVLDFENKKNRFSIWNENEEKLLELTVLAPNTISVEEINLRYNGVSVLGNTSDGFRVDNGRESIELPKGETMISEANYGIFVKGGVINLGMDNVVRLNKKDGSSKLLPGNYSIHNGNLGFVTKEDGSQMIEFKSQGPDSYMTIGMDSISEELSSKVQFPNYEGKCKCGSERFYNNCCKASFDKIVKILNDLRVIRMFNNEKLNRYNFKFSVEPGLTRPYHVSYNSELNEVELKIKGKEVISVGLVAKGMSFALIADRYNKVFALFKNKKDINIVAYRLINLISDIFCTNVPRKHNIDMEQFGREHLFLCSKELENFEFFTPCDAKIIMLASCYLNFNYMCFFLPENGKESILNKFDTLPDKSKMVALDLIRIINHNDPYSVGNFLNTYISVLSFEKFNKCYDDYIKAIKQFDIPHI, encoded by the coding sequence ATGGCTGAAGAAAATCGATTTGGGCTGAGCAGATATATACCACCAGAAATCCGAAGATTACTTAGAAAAGAAGCTGGTTATGGATGTGTAATATGCGGAAACATCATAATTGAATATGAACATATTGAACCTGAGTTCAAAGATGCACTTGAACATGATCCGAATAAGATGACAATACTCTGTCCAGGATGTCATGCAAATGTCACCAAAGAACTAATAGCCAAATCGACTGTTTGGGAGGCAAAAAGAAACCCGATAGTCAAGAATCAAGGCTCTGCAACTCATAAACTTTTTGTTGGAAATGCTAAAGTCTTAAAGATCAAAATTGGAGACACAATTTTCAGCAATGCCAAATCAATAATTGAGATTGATGACAAAGTAATTCTTCAGATACTTCCACCTGAAGCAAAAGAAGCTCCGTTTCGAATAAATGCATCTTTTTTTGATGGTAATAATGAATTTGTCGCGGCGATCATCAATAACGAATTAAATGTTTTTTCCACCGTACTTGATTTTGAAAATAAAAAAAACAGATTTAGCATTTGGAATGAGAATGAAGAAAAACTCTTGGAGCTAACCGTTCTCGCACCGAATACAATTTCAGTTGAAGAAATCAATTTACGATATAACGGCGTATCAGTTTTAGGGAATACATCGGATGGTTTTCGAGTAGATAATGGACGAGAGAGCATTGAACTTCCAAAAGGTGAAACAATGATTTCAGAAGCAAATTATGGTATTTTTGTCAAAGGTGGGGTAATTAACTTGGGGATGGATAATGTGGTCAGATTAAACAAAAAAGATGGGAGTTCTAAATTATTACCAGGCAATTATTCTATCCACAATGGTAATTTGGGTTTTGTCACAAAAGAAGATGGGTCTCAAATGATTGAGTTTAAATCTCAAGGTCCAGACAGTTATATGACTATTGGTATGGATTCAATATCTGAAGAATTATCATCGAAAGTTCAATTTCCAAATTATGAGGGAAAATGCAAGTGTGGGTCAGAGAGATTTTACAATAATTGTTGTAAAGCAAGTTTTGACAAAATTGTTAAGATTCTGAATGACTTAAGAGTAATAAGAATGTTTAACAATGAAAAACTTAATAGATATAATTTTAAGTTCTCTGTAGAACCTGGTCTAACTCGACCTTATCATGTTTCTTATAATTCAGAATTGAATGAGGTAGAACTAAAAATTAAGGGGAAAGAAGTAATAAGTGTTGGACTAGTCGCAAAGGGAATGAGTTTTGCTCTAATCGCAGATAGATATAATAAGGTTTTTGCATTATTCAAGAATAAAAAAGATATAAACATTGTAGCTTATAGGCTAATCAACCTAATCTCTGATATTTTTTGTACTAATGTGCCCAGAAAACATAATATTGATATGGAACAATTCGGCCGAGAACATCTCTTTCTTTGTTCGAAGGAACTGGAGAATTTTGAATTTTTCACTCCTTGTGATGCGAAGATAATTATGCTAGCAAGCTGCTATTTAAATTTTAATTATATGTGTTTTTTCCTTCCAGAAAATGGAAAGGAAAGTATTCTTAATAAATTTGACACTTTGCCAGATAAATCGAAAATGGTGGCATTGGACTTAATTAGGATAATCAATCATAATGATCCATATTCAGTGGGAAATTTTCTAAATACATACATTTCTGTTTTGTCTTTCGAAAAATTTAATAAGTGCTACGATGATTACATCAAGGCAATTAAACAGTTTGATATTCCACATATTTGA
- a CDS encoding helix-turn-helix transcriptional regulator: protein MASESLPEFVKQKRKYLGYTQVELAMRAGVGLRFLRELEQGKKSLQMDKVNKVLYLFGHELRPAKIIRGDTND, encoded by the coding sequence ATGGCATCTGAAAGTCTTCCCGAATTTGTTAAGCAGAAAAGAAAGTACCTTGGTTATACCCAGGTAGAGCTCGCGATGAGAGCCGGTGTTGGTCTGCGTTTTCTGCGGGAGTTGGAACAAGGTAAGAAATCTCTCCAAATGGATAAAGTGAACAAGGTGCTTTATCTTTTCGGACATGAACTGCGACCCGCAAAAATCATCAGAGGTGACACAAATGATTAA